One region of Flavobacterium sp. GSB-24 genomic DNA includes:
- a CDS encoding PH domain-containing protein, giving the protein MGIFSAILGNAGAVSQEDLIKKYGQLLTTNEEIEMGFKLIRDTFIFTNKRLILVDVQGITGSKTEYKSIAYKNITRFSVETAGTFDLDAELKIWISSEQQPSIVKQFNKSVNVYEVQKILAFHVLG; this is encoded by the coding sequence ATGGGAATATTTTCTGCTATTCTTGGAAATGCAGGTGCTGTAAGCCAAGAAGATTTAATTAAAAAATACGGACAGCTTTTAACTACTAATGAAGAAATCGAAATGGGTTTTAAACTTATTCGTGATACTTTCATCTTTACCAACAAAAGACTGATTTTAGTTGATGTGCAAGGAATTACTGGAAGCAAAACCGAATATAAATCTATTGCCTACAAAAACATCACAAGATTTAGCGTAGAAACTGCAGGAACTTTTGACCTTGATGCCGAATTAAAAATTTGGATTTCAAGCGAACAACAGCCAAGTATAGTAAAACAATTTAACAAATCGGTTAATGTTTACGAAGTACAAAAAATCCTTGCTTTTCACGTATTGGGATAA
- a CDS encoding DNA replication/repair protein RecF: protein MHLNKISLFNYKNFSEASFDFDIKINCFVGKNGIGKTNVLDAIYHLAYGKSYFNPLAVQNIKHGEEFFVIDAELEKNERTEQIVCSLKKGQKKVLKRNGKAYDKFSDHIGFIPLVIISPADRDLIIEGSETRRKFMDSVISQLDSTYLHQLIQYQKVIVQRNALLKYFALNHTFDNDTLSIYNEQLNEYGKSIFEKRKDFLEQFIPIFNIHHQAITGSEESVQLVYESHLFEKDLLTLLQENINKDRALHYTTVGIHKDDLSFEIDSHPIKKFGSQGQQKSFLIALKLAQFEFLKKQSGVKPILLFDDIFDKLDETRVAKIVEMVNSETFGQLFISDTHPERTEAIVKSTHQTYKIFNL, encoded by the coding sequence ATGCATTTAAACAAAATCTCTTTATTTAATTATAAAAACTTTTCTGAAGCCAGTTTTGATTTCGATATCAAGATCAATTGTTTCGTGGGAAAAAATGGTATTGGAAAAACCAATGTACTCGACGCTATTTATCATTTAGCATACGGAAAAAGTTACTTTAATCCGTTGGCTGTTCAAAATATCAAGCATGGCGAGGAGTTTTTTGTGATTGATGCCGAACTGGAAAAGAACGAAAGAACAGAACAGATTGTCTGCAGTTTAAAAAAGGGACAGAAAAAAGTTTTAAAGCGAAATGGAAAAGCCTATGATAAATTTTCAGATCATATTGGTTTTATTCCGTTAGTAATTATTTCGCCCGCCGACCGAGATTTGATTATTGAAGGAAGCGAAACGCGCCGTAAATTTATGGACAGCGTTATTTCGCAGTTAGATTCAACATACCTTCATCAGCTTATTCAGTATCAAAAAGTAATTGTACAGCGAAATGCGCTTTTAAAGTATTTTGCCCTTAATCACACTTTTGATAATGATACTTTATCTATATATAATGAACAGCTTAATGAATATGGAAAATCGATCTTTGAGAAACGAAAAGATTTCTTAGAACAATTTATACCTATATTTAATATACATCATCAAGCCATAACTGGATCTGAAGAAAGTGTACAATTGGTTTATGAAAGTCATTTGTTCGAAAAAGATTTATTAACGCTTTTACAGGAAAATATCAATAAAGATCGTGCGCTTCATTATACGACTGTTGGAATTCACAAAGACGATTTATCTTTTGAAATTGATTCACATCCGATAAAAAAATTTGGTTCGCAGGGACAGCAGAAATCTTTTTTGATTGCTTTGAAACTGGCTCAATTTGAATTTCTAAAAAAGCAAAGCGGTGTAAAACCCATTCTTCTGTTTGATGATATTTTTGACAAACTAGACGAAACTCGTGTGGCTAAAATTGTAGAAATGGTAAACAGCGAAACATTTGGCCAGCTTTTTATTTCTGATACACACCCAGAACGAACAGAAGCTATTGTAAAATCTACGCATCAAACTTATAAGATATTTAATTTGTAA
- a CDS encoding DUF4184 family protein has translation MVSLTALIIGSLTPDFEYFLRMKVRSLYSHTLAGIFWFDLPLAILLAFIFHNLTRNLLFQNLPSFIKSRILIYTDFNWNIYFKKNWHVVLISSLIGIISHIFWDAFTHNHGYFVNQIDTLRNTISFFGTEIPFWKLAQHASTFIGCIIIIAALFNLPQNDNLKSCTNKLYWITVILFTASILFIRFIINLKALNIGNFVVSFIASFLIAIILTPLIIKFKSNIKN, from the coding sequence ATGGTTTCTCTAACCGCTTTAATTATTGGAAGTTTAACTCCAGATTTTGAATATTTTTTACGAATGAAAGTCAGAAGCCTGTACAGTCATACTCTAGCAGGTATTTTTTGGTTTGATTTACCACTTGCCATATTACTTGCTTTTATCTTTCATAATCTTACGAGAAATCTCTTATTTCAAAATCTTCCATCGTTTATCAAAAGCAGAATATTAATTTATACCGATTTTAATTGGAATATCTACTTTAAAAAAAATTGGCATGTCGTTTTAATTTCTTCATTGATTGGTATAATCTCTCATATTTTTTGGGATGCTTTTACACACAATCACGGTTATTTTGTAAATCAAATTGATACTCTCAGAAATACAATCTCGTTTTTTGGAACAGAAATTCCTTTTTGGAAACTAGCACAACATGCTAGCACTTTTATCGGATGTATAATAATTATTGCCGCCTTGTTTAATCTTCCACAAAATGATAACCTAAAAAGCTGTACTAACAAATTATATTGGATTACTGTAATTTTATTTACTGCATCAATCTTATTCATTAGATTTATCATAAATCTAAAGGCTTTAAATATTGGGAATTTTGTCGTGTCTTTTATTGCTTCATTTCTAATTGCAATTATATTAACGCCACTGATAATTAAATTTAAATCAAACATAAAAAATTAG
- a CDS encoding tetratricopeptide repeat protein, protein MATYNKRGYKTPKEKEVKEVNEEAQVVIDEKDSTTAGVFSKLDETASKTEDWVAKNQKIIIGLVAGIAVATIGYLAYQKFIATPKQEEAASEMFVAQQNFEKAVNGVSSDSLYKLSLNGSEGKFGFIKIADEYSGTDAGNLANYYAGMAYLNTGKFDEAIKYLGEFKSEDVILNALAKGATGDAYSQKNQQKEALDFYVKAAESNKNDFTTPRFLLKAGKTALALGQKEDALKYFNDIKDNYDSAPEAASVDALIGLAQ, encoded by the coding sequence ATGGCAACTTACAATAAAAGAGGATATAAGACACCAAAAGAGAAGGAAGTTAAAGAAGTTAATGAAGAAGCACAGGTAGTTATTGACGAAAAAGACAGCACTACAGCTGGCGTTTTCTCAAAATTAGATGAGACAGCTTCAAAAACTGAGGATTGGGTGGCTAAAAATCAAAAAATCATTATTGGTTTAGTTGCAGGTATTGCTGTTGCTACAATTGGATACTTGGCTTACCAAAAATTTATTGCTACTCCTAAACAAGAAGAAGCGGCTAGTGAAATGTTTGTTGCACAGCAAAATTTTGAAAAAGCAGTAAATGGTGTTTCTAGCGATTCATTATACAAATTATCATTAAACGGTTCAGAAGGTAAATTCGGATTTATTAAAATCGCTGACGAATATTCTGGAACTGATGCTGGAAATTTAGCAAACTACTATGCTGGTATGGCTTACTTAAATACTGGTAAATTTGATGAGGCAATTAAATATTTAGGTGAATTTAAATCTGAAGATGTAATCTTAAATGCTTTGGCTAAAGGTGCAACTGGAGATGCTTATTCTCAAAAAAATCAGCAAAAAGAAGCGCTTGATTTTTATGTAAAAGCTGCTGAGTCTAACAAAAATGATTTTACAACGCCTCGTTTCTTATTAAAAGCTGGAAAAACTGCTCTAGCTTTAGGTCAAAAAGAAGATGCATTGAAGTATTTTAATGATATTAAAGATAATTACGACAGTGCTCCAGAAGCAGCATCTGTTGATGCCTTAATTGGATTAGCGCAATAA
- a CDS encoding energy transducer TonB, with translation MSKLSIYENKWTDLVFENKNKEYGAYQLRQENSKNSVTALFMGLLLLTALGSASVVINKFRTPADHNSAQTDPIYKDPLVVVKIDPIIAPPPPAPPAPVVEQTAASKTDASQLINPVVTKTQDAVEKIAPNTENVPVVENLNGSGTSVNPIPVSGGGGGNGDAASVTPKSDGPVSTAILDKQPEFPGGIAQFYKYVGNNFRRPELDMEKTLKVYVSFVVEKDGSLTDIIVRNDPGYGVGKEAIRVLKSLKTKWKPGILDGEPVRTAYNLPITVQTVVE, from the coding sequence ATGTCTAAATTAAGTATCTATGAAAACAAGTGGACAGATCTTGTTTTCGAAAACAAAAACAAAGAGTACGGCGCATATCAATTACGTCAGGAGAATTCTAAAAATTCTGTTACAGCTCTATTTATGGGTTTACTGTTATTAACGGCTTTAGGAAGTGCATCTGTAGTCATTAACAAATTTAGGACACCAGCAGACCATAATTCGGCTCAAACAGATCCTATTTACAAAGATCCATTGGTTGTTGTAAAAATTGACCCAATAATTGCACCTCCACCACCAGCACCACCAGCACCGGTAGTAGAGCAAACTGCAGCGAGCAAAACAGACGCATCGCAATTAATCAATCCAGTGGTAACTAAAACACAAGATGCGGTCGAAAAAATTGCACCAAACACTGAGAATGTTCCAGTTGTAGAAAACCTTAACGGAAGTGGTACTTCTGTTAACCCAATTCCAGTTAGTGGAGGCGGTGGCGGGAATGGTGATGCTGCTTCTGTAACACCTAAAAGCGATGGGCCAGTTTCAACTGCTATTCTGGACAAACAACCTGAATTTCCAGGTGGAATCGCCCAGTTCTACAAATATGTAGGAAACAATTTCCGCAGACCAGAATTGGATATGGAAAAAACATTAAAAGTATATGTTTCTTTCGTAGTGGAAAAAGACGGATCTCTTACTGATATTATTGTGAGAAATGATCCTGGGTACGGAGTAGGTAAAGAAGCTATTAGAGTTTTAAAATCATTAAAAACAAAATGGAAACCAGGTATTCTAGATGGAGAACCTGTGAGAACAGCATACAATCTTCCAATTACGGTACAAACGGTAGTGGAATAA
- a CDS encoding glycosyltransferase produces the protein MLITLFYFFIAIVFIQLFYYLGIFGKFAFAKPQQITPKKLPVSVVVCAKNEEENVKKYIPLLAQQDYPDFEIVLIDDASSDETLEVFEEFEKEFPNIRLVKVENNEAFWGNKKYALTLGIKATKKDYLLFTDADCFPTSKDWITSMTSHFTLNKTIVLGYGGYEKVERSFLNKVIRFETILTAVQYFSWAKLGLPYMGVGRNLAYKKEEFFNVNGFIDHIQIRSGDDDLFINQAANKTNTTISYTPESFTYSKPKKTYKEWFTQKRRHISTAEHYKFFDKMQLGLFFISQLFFFLLVVILLAFQFQWIAVLAILATRYTVVWTVIGCSAGKLKENDLKIWFPVVEIALILTQINIFITNIFSKPVYWK, from the coding sequence ATGCTTATAACTTTATTTTACTTTTTTATTGCTATTGTTTTTATTCAACTTTTCTACTATTTAGGAATTTTTGGAAAATTTGCTTTTGCTAAACCCCAGCAGATTACACCAAAAAAACTTCCCGTTTCTGTAGTTGTCTGCGCTAAAAATGAAGAAGAGAATGTAAAAAAATATATTCCGCTTTTAGCACAGCAAGATTATCCTGATTTTGAAATTGTTTTAATTGACGACGCATCAAGCGATGAAACTTTAGAAGTATTTGAAGAATTTGAAAAGGAATTCCCCAATATTCGTTTAGTAAAAGTAGAAAACAATGAAGCTTTTTGGGGAAATAAAAAATATGCTTTAACACTTGGAATTAAAGCCACAAAAAAAGATTATTTACTGTTTACTGATGCTGATTGTTTCCCAACTTCTAAAGATTGGATTACATCTATGACTTCGCATTTTACCCTGAACAAAACGATTGTTTTGGGTTATGGGGGTTACGAAAAAGTAGAGCGTTCGTTTTTAAACAAAGTTATTCGTTTTGAAACTATCCTCACAGCTGTTCAATATTTTTCATGGGCAAAATTAGGACTTCCGTACATGGGTGTGGGACGAAATTTAGCTTACAAAAAAGAAGAGTTTTTTAATGTAAATGGTTTTATCGATCACATTCAGATTCGTTCTGGTGATGATGATTTATTTATTAATCAAGCCGCAAACAAAACCAACACAACTATTTCTTATACACCTGAAAGTTTTACATATTCAAAACCTAAAAAAACGTACAAAGAATGGTTTACTCAGAAAAGAAGACATATTTCTACAGCAGAGCATTATAAGTTTTTTGACAAAATGCAGCTGGGATTATTCTTCATCTCACAATTATTCTTCTTTTTATTAGTTGTAATTCTGCTGGCTTTTCAATTTCAATGGATTGCCGTATTAGCAATTTTAGCAACACGCTACACCGTTGTTTGGACAGTAATTGGGTGTTCGGCAGGAAAACTCAAAGAAAATGATCTTAAAATTTGGTTTCCAGTTGTTGAGATAGCGCTTATATTAACGCAAATTAATATCTTTATAACTAATATCTTTTCAAAACCGGTATATTGGAAATAA
- a CDS encoding GNAT family N-acetyltransferase, giving the protein MNENILIKTADPNDEKVQKIIDELSANLFVRFGSDGKNSFTDWQIDNPKFVFVVAEIDNEIVGCGAIRPIEENIGEVKRMYSKFSGKKIGQNILEFLEEKAKTIGFKELVLETRVKNNQATQFYQKQGYKVTPNYGKYIDRPEAICFRKSLI; this is encoded by the coding sequence ATGAACGAAAATATTCTGATTAAAACAGCTGATCCAAACGACGAGAAAGTTCAAAAGATTATTGATGAATTGTCTGCTAATCTATTTGTACGTTTTGGAAGTGATGGGAAGAATTCTTTTACAGACTGGCAGATTGACAATCCAAAATTTGTATTTGTTGTTGCGGAAATAGATAATGAAATTGTTGGGTGCGGCGCCATTAGACCTATTGAAGAAAACATAGGCGAAGTTAAACGAATGTATTCTAAATTTAGCGGAAAGAAAATTGGCCAGAATATTTTAGAATTTTTAGAAGAAAAAGCTAAAACGATTGGTTTTAAAGAGTTAGTTTTAGAAACACGAGTAAAAAACAACCAAGCAACTCAATTTTATCAAAAACAAGGATATAAAGTAACTCCGAATTACGGAAAATATATTGATCGACCAGAGGCAATTTGTTTTAGAAAGTCTTTGATATAA
- a CDS encoding DUF2461 domain-containing protein, with the protein MLTKESLQFLDDLKRNNNREWFQENKKRYEVFKKDYHQLVSDFLDVMKPLDPSLKFLEVKNCTFRINRDIRFSKDKSPYKSHLGVWMSAGAKGANRSGYYVHIEKGASFIAGGFYSPDAEDLKKVRKEIAFFYDDLHEILNNKDFKKEFGSLDINENNSLKSMPRGYEKDHPAIEFLKLKSFTATQVYDISEVTQKDFVSKMSKKLIALKPLNEFINRALETEE; encoded by the coding sequence ATGCTTACAAAAGAATCATTGCAATTTTTAGACGATTTAAAAAGAAACAATAACAGAGAATGGTTTCAGGAAAATAAAAAACGATATGAAGTTTTCAAGAAAGATTATCATCAATTGGTAAGTGATTTTCTTGATGTTATGAAACCACTTGATCCTTCATTAAAATTTTTAGAAGTTAAAAATTGTACTTTTAGAATCAACCGCGATATTCGTTTTTCTAAAGACAAATCTCCTTATAAATCACATTTAGGCGTTTGGATGTCTGCTGGAGCAAAAGGCGCAAACCGTTCTGGATATTATGTCCACATCGAAAAAGGTGCAAGTTTTATTGCAGGCGGATTTTATTCTCCAGACGCAGAAGATTTGAAGAAAGTCCGAAAAGAAATTGCTTTTTTCTATGATGATTTACACGAAATTTTAAACAATAAAGATTTCAAAAAAGAATTCGGAAGTTTGGATATAAATGAAAATAATTCGCTTAAAAGTATGCCTCGCGGTTACGAAAAAGATCATCCTGCAATAGAATTTTTAAAATTGAAAAGTTTTACAGCAACTCAAGTTTATGATATTTCTGAAGTAACTCAAAAAGATTTTGTTTCTAAAATGAGCAAAAAACTAATTGCTTTAAAACCTTTAAACGAATTTATCAATCGCGCCTTAGAGACTGAAGAATAA
- a CDS encoding glycosyltransferase yields MKRKILFLGESYRADAITWMKGLKQFGDFEIITWELQTPNNSKVNRFKRILEYFFSPISIRKIIKKEKPDMVIAERTTSYGFLAAISGSKTIAIAQQGRTDLWPEESVLYPLKKFIQKYAFKKAHLIHAWGPVMAIHMKASGVDMNKVLVLPKGIDLSIFTPSINNSNKIEAIVTRSLMPEYRHDSILKAFGILNQKGIDFSLTIVGDGTRLQFLKDLAKELQIKNKVIFTGRIPNTELPQLLQRSNIYISMPITEGVSASLFEAMACNCYPVVSDIPGNQSWITHRENGQLVEIDNIEMLAEELIWSFENPESRNEAVIRNRKFVEENANYDINMKIISEKYHELLYARFK; encoded by the coding sequence ATGAAAAGAAAAATACTTTTTCTTGGAGAATCTTACCGCGCCGATGCTATAACCTGGATGAAAGGTTTGAAACAATTTGGCGATTTTGAAATTATAACTTGGGAACTTCAAACACCAAATAATTCCAAAGTCAACAGATTCAAACGTATCTTAGAATATTTCTTCTCTCCTATTTCAATTCGGAAAATCATCAAAAAAGAAAAACCAGACATGGTTATTGCCGAGAGAACCACCAGTTATGGATTTCTTGCAGCAATTTCAGGATCTAAAACTATCGCCATCGCGCAGCAAGGCCGAACTGATTTATGGCCGGAAGAATCTGTTTTGTATCCATTAAAAAAATTCATTCAGAAATATGCTTTTAAGAAAGCGCATTTAATTCACGCGTGGGGACCTGTCATGGCAATTCACATGAAAGCATCTGGAGTTGACATGAATAAAGTTTTAGTTCTCCCAAAAGGAATTGATTTGTCGATTTTCACTCCTTCCATCAATAATTCAAACAAAATTGAAGCGATCGTAACACGCTCTTTAATGCCAGAATATCGACACGATTCTATTTTAAAAGCATTTGGAATTTTGAATCAAAAAGGAATTGATTTTTCGCTTACTATTGTTGGCGACGGAACAAGATTGCAATTTTTAAAAGATTTAGCGAAAGAATTACAAATCAAAAATAAAGTAATTTTTACAGGAAGAATTCCGAATACTGAACTCCCACAATTATTACAGCGATCTAATATTTATATCAGTATGCCCATTACTGAAGGCGTTTCGGCCTCTTTATTTGAAGCAATGGCTTGTAATTGTTATCCCGTAGTTTCTGATATTCCCGGAAATCAAAGCTGGATTACGCATCGAGAAAATGGACAATTAGTTGAAATTGATAACATCGAAATGCTAGCCGAAGAATTAATTTGGTCTTTTGAAAATCCTGAATCTCGAAATGAAGCTGTTATTCGAAATAGAAAATTTGTAGAAGAAAATGCGAATTATGATATTAACATGAAGATTATTTCTGAGAAATATCATGAGCTGCTGTATGCTAGATTCAAATAA
- the ribH gene encoding 6,7-dimethyl-8-ribityllumazine synthase: MATENKNLSEYDKNTIPNAKDFRFGIVVSEWNDTITEGLYNGAFDALIDCDVPAQQIIRWNVPGSFELIYGAKKMLQTQNVDAVIVIGCVIQGETKHFDFVCEGVTQGIKDLNVQTDIPVIFCVLTDNNMQQSIDRSGGAHGNKGTEAAIAAIKMAYIRQQASIAHAYNQPLLSSGAIQIEDTPRKIEKE; the protein is encoded by the coding sequence ATGGCTACTGAAAATAAAAATCTATCAGAATACGATAAAAACACAATCCCAAACGCGAAAGACTTTCGGTTTGGGATTGTTGTTTCTGAATGGAATGATACTATAACAGAAGGACTTTATAATGGTGCTTTTGATGCGTTAATTGATTGTGATGTTCCTGCCCAGCAAATTATCCGCTGGAATGTTCCAGGAAGTTTTGAATTAATTTACGGAGCAAAAAAAATGCTTCAAACACAAAATGTTGATGCCGTTATCGTAATTGGATGTGTAATTCAAGGAGAAACCAAGCATTTTGATTTCGTTTGCGAAGGAGTTACTCAAGGAATTAAAGATTTGAATGTTCAAACTGATATTCCGGTTATTTTCTGTGTTTTAACAGATAATAATATGCAGCAGTCAATTGACAGAAGCGGAGGAGCTCACGGAAATAAAGGAACAGAAGCTGCAATTGCCGCAATAAAAATGGCGTATATTCGTCAGCAGGCGTCAATAGCTCATGCTTATAACCAGCCTTTGCTGTCTTCTGGTGCAATTCAAATCGAAGATACGCCAAGAAAAATAGAGAAGGAATAA
- a CDS encoding FMN-binding negative transcriptional regulator, translating into MYTPDLYKNENPEEIRTFLKDNSFGILINQTHGKLCATHIPIELEINADGKEILQGHISKLNPQSEGFAENDQVLAVFTGPHSYISSSWYDHENVPTWNYIAVHVYGKIKIVDYETSVEQLKKLVDKYEANSENPVRVEDLSAKTMREARGIFGFEIEIEEIQATKKLSQNRDDHNYKNIITELEKTENPQSIAVAKEMSKCRK; encoded by the coding sequence ATGTATACACCCGATTTATACAAAAATGAGAATCCAGAAGAAATCAGAACTTTTCTGAAAGACAATAGTTTTGGCATTCTTATTAATCAGACTCACGGAAAATTATGCGCAACGCATATTCCGATAGAACTTGAAATCAATGCCGATGGAAAAGAAATTTTACAGGGTCATATTTCAAAACTGAATCCACAGTCCGAAGGTTTTGCAGAAAACGATCAGGTTTTAGCAGTTTTTACAGGTCCGCACAGTTACATTTCATCTTCCTGGTACGATCACGAAAATGTTCCAACTTGGAATTACATAGCCGTACATGTTTACGGAAAAATCAAAATTGTAGATTACGAAACTTCTGTAGAGCAGCTTAAAAAACTAGTTGATAAATACGAAGCAAACTCAGAAAATCCTGTTCGCGTTGAAGATTTATCTGCAAAAACAATGCGCGAAGCACGAGGAATTTTTGGTTTTGAAATAGAAATTGAGGAAATTCAAGCCACAAAAAAACTTTCTCAAAATCGCGACGATCATAATTATAAAAATATTATTACTGAATTAGAAAAAACTGAAAACCCTCAGTCTATTGCTGTTGCAAAAGAAATGTCAAAATGCCGAAAGTAA
- the murB gene encoding UDP-N-acetylmuramate dehydrogenase, which produces MEIQSNFSLKNYNTFGIEASAKKFVAVHSIAELKTVLQENKNEKKFILGGGSNMLLTKDIDALVIHIDLKGKKTIKEDEDFVWVESQAGETWHDFVIYTIDNNFGGLENMSLIPGNVGTTPVQNIGAYGTEIKDTFVSCEAMNMETQEMKTFTNDECNFGYRESIFKHEVKDQFIITSVVFKLTKRNHKINTSYGDILAELSKNNITEPTLKDVSNAVIAIRQSKLPDPKELGNSGSFFKNPILLKSDFEKIHQKFPEMKFYEVSENEVKVPAGWLIEQAGFKGKRFGDAGVHKNQALVLVNYGNATGQEILAVSKEVQKTVFDTFGIHIEAEVNVI; this is translated from the coding sequence ATGGAAATCCAATCCAATTTTTCTTTAAAAAACTACAATACTTTTGGCATTGAAGCCAGTGCTAAAAAATTCGTTGCTGTTCATTCTATTGCTGAGTTAAAAACAGTTTTACAGGAAAACAAAAACGAAAAAAAATTCATTTTAGGTGGTGGCAGTAATATGCTTTTGACTAAGGATATTGATGCTCTTGTGATTCACATCGACTTAAAAGGCAAAAAAACAATTAAAGAAGATGAAGATTTTGTCTGGGTCGAAAGTCAGGCTGGTGAAACCTGGCATGATTTCGTTATTTATACTATCGATAATAATTTTGGAGGATTAGAAAACATGTCTCTAATTCCAGGAAATGTAGGCACGACTCCAGTACAAAATATTGGCGCTTATGGAACTGAGATTAAAGACACTTTTGTCTCTTGCGAAGCGATGAATATGGAAACTCAGGAAATGAAAACATTCACTAATGATGAATGTAATTTCGGCTACCGTGAAAGTATTTTTAAACACGAAGTAAAAGACCAGTTCATTATTACTTCTGTTGTCTTTAAATTGACTAAACGCAATCATAAAATCAATACTTCTTACGGAGATATTTTGGCAGAATTGTCAAAAAACAATATTACTGAGCCAACTTTAAAAGATGTCAGTAATGCTGTAATTGCTATTAGACAAAGCAAGTTACCAGACCCAAAAGAACTTGGAAACAGCGGCAGTTTCTTTAAAAATCCGATTTTATTGAAATCTGATTTCGAGAAAATCCATCAGAAATTTCCTGAAATGAAGTTTTATGAAGTCTCCGAAAATGAAGTAAAAGTTCCTGCAGGCTGGCTTATAGAACAGGCTGGTTTTAAAGGAAAACGTTTTGGCGATGCTGGGGTCCATAAAAATCAGGCATTGGTTTTAGTAAATTATGGCAATGCAACTGGACAAGAAATTTTAGCGGTTTCTAAAGAGGTACAAAAGACAGTTTTTGACACTTTTGGAATTCATATTGAAGCTGAAGTGAATGTGATATAA
- a CDS encoding sigma-70 family RNA polymerase sigma factor — MEINSKIEKAKKGDQIAFTFLLDHYWNEVYAFMLKRTENETTAEDITIETFSKAFDKIASYNSEFQFNTWLIAIAKNVYIDLLRKKKTNLFIEITDNEDQQAYNIADPTPSAEDALIKEQNLSRLLLCIKELKPHYQEVIQLRYFQEMSYQEIAVKIDEPLSSVKVKLLRAKKLLAEIIERNR; from the coding sequence TTGGAAATAAATTCTAAAATAGAAAAAGCAAAAAAAGGCGATCAAATCGCCTTTACTTTTTTATTAGATCATTATTGGAATGAGGTGTATGCTTTTATGCTTAAGCGAACAGAAAACGAAACCACGGCAGAAGATATTACTATAGAAACTTTTTCTAAAGCTTTTGATAAAATTGCTTCTTATAATTCTGAATTTCAATTCAACACCTGGCTCATTGCCATTGCTAAAAATGTTTATATTGATTTGTTACGAAAAAAGAAAACTAATCTTTTTATCGAAATAACAGACAACGAAGATCAGCAGGCTTATAATATAGCCGACCCTACTCCCTCTGCCGAAGATGCTTTAATTAAAGAACAGAATCTTTCTCGTCTGCTCTTATGCATTAAAGAACTCAAACCTCACTACCAAGAAGTAATTCAGCTTCGTTATTTTCAAGAAATGTCTTATCAGGAAATTGCTGTTAAGATAGACGAACCTTTAAGCAGTGTAAAAGTTAAACTTTTACGTGCTAAAAAATTATTGGCAGAAATTATCGAACGTAATAGATAA